From the Alloalcanivorax dieselolei B5 genome, one window contains:
- a CDS encoding response regulator transcription factor, with protein MKEREVLLRILVVEDDETVRSYILKGLSEHGHTTEQTDSGRDGLFMATTEEFDAIVLDRMLPAPDGMTILKTLRASGIQTPVLILSALGDVDDRVDGLKAGGDDYLVKPFQFSELMARLEVIAKRHNPRQSADTILKVADLELDLLKHKVTKNGQAIEVQPREFRLLEYIMRNRGKLVTRTMLLEQVWDYHFDPETNVIDVHISRIRSKIDDKGKASFIKTVRGSGYIFREN; from the coding sequence ATGAAAGAACGCGAGGTTCTGTTGCGCATTTTAGTTGTAGAAGATGATGAAACGGTTCGGTCTTATATCCTGAAAGGATTAAGCGAACATGGCCATACGACAGAGCAGACGGACTCTGGCCGTGATGGTCTATTTATGGCTACAACGGAAGAATTTGACGCCATTGTTCTGGATCGCATGCTTCCTGCACCGGATGGCATGACGATTCTAAAAACACTACGCGCCAGTGGAATCCAAACCCCTGTGTTGATTTTAAGCGCATTGGGGGATGTTGATGATCGGGTAGACGGGTTAAAGGCCGGCGGAGATGATTACCTGGTTAAACCGTTTCAATTTTCCGAATTGATGGCACGACTTGAGGTTATTGCCAAACGCCATAACCCTAGACAGTCAGCAGATACCATACTTAAGGTCGCGGATCTGGAATTGGACTTGCTGAAACATAAAGTCACAAAGAACGGCCAGGCCATAGAAGTTCAACCACGTGAATTTCGTTTGCTGGAATATATCATGCGGAATAGAGGTAAATTGGTGACACGCACAATGCTGCTGGAACAGGTTTGGGATTATCATTTCGATCCGGAAACCAACGTGATAGATGTACATATCAGCCGCATCCGCAGCAAGATTGATGATAAGGGAAAAGCATCCTTTATAAAAACGGTGCGCGGCTCTGGCTATATTTTTAGAGAAAATTAG
- a CDS encoding IS5/IS1182 family transposase produces MNQISFAEAEYNYKKKKIRREKFLEQMDKLIPWKRLENHIRRYYPKSGNGRQPYPLEVMLRIHCMQLFYNLSDWVSHRFSFCLI; encoded by the coding sequence ATGAATCAAATCAGCTTTGCCGAAGCCGAGTACAACTACAAAAAGAAGAAAATCCGGCGCGAGAAGTTTCTCGAGCAGATGGACAAGCTGATCCCCTGGAAGCGCCTGGAAAACCATATTCGACGCTATTATCCCAAGTCAGGGAATGGCCGCCAACCCTATCCGTTGGAAGTCATGCTGCGTATACATTGTATGCAACTGTTCTACAACCTGAGCGATTGGGTATCACATCGATTTTCCTTTTGTTTGATTTGA
- a CDS encoding ammonium transporter → MENQIFELQYAIDTFYFVICGALVMWMAAGFAMLEAGLVRAKNTTEILTKNVALFAIACTMYMVCGYAIMYDGGIFLKGITDFDLGGVLSASAENGFDGDSVYSGASDFFFQVVFVATAMSIVSGAVAERMKLWAFLLFAVVMTGLIYPLEGAWTWGGADVFGMYNLGDLGFSDFAGSGIVHMAGAAAALAGVLLLGPRKGKYGANGQINAIPGANLPLATLGTFILWMGWFGFNGGSVLKLGDAANAHSVAVVFMNTNAAAAGGAIAALIVARILFGKSDLTMLLNGALAGLVAITAEPSTPTPLLATLFGALGGVLVVFSIVTLDKLKVDDPVGAISVHGVVGLLGLLLVPITNSDSSFSGQIIGALTIFIWVFVASLIVWGILKAVMGVRVTEEEEYEGMDLVDCGMEAYPEFVKS, encoded by the coding sequence GTGGAAAACCAAATCTTTGAATTGCAGTACGCCATCGACACTTTTTATTTCGTGATCTGTGGCGCACTGGTGATGTGGATGGCCGCGGGCTTCGCCATGCTGGAGGCGGGCCTGGTACGCGCCAAGAACACCACTGAAATTCTGACCAAGAACGTGGCGCTGTTCGCCATCGCTTGCACCATGTACATGGTGTGCGGCTACGCCATCATGTACGACGGTGGCATCTTTCTGAAAGGCATTACCGACTTCGATCTGGGTGGCGTGTTGTCCGCTTCCGCGGAGAACGGCTTCGATGGTGATTCCGTTTACTCTGGTGCGTCCGACTTCTTCTTCCAGGTGGTGTTCGTGGCCACCGCCATGTCCATCGTTTCCGGTGCCGTGGCTGAGCGGATGAAGTTGTGGGCGTTCCTGCTGTTCGCCGTGGTCATGACCGGCCTGATCTATCCGCTGGAAGGCGCCTGGACCTGGGGTGGTGCCGACGTCTTCGGTATGTATAACCTGGGCGACCTGGGCTTCTCCGACTTCGCCGGTTCCGGCATCGTGCACATGGCCGGCGCCGCCGCCGCTCTGGCTGGGGTGCTGCTGCTCGGTCCGCGTAAAGGCAAGTACGGCGCCAACGGGCAGATCAACGCCATTCCCGGCGCCAACCTGCCGCTGGCGACCCTGGGTACCTTCATCCTGTGGATGGGCTGGTTCGGCTTTAACGGCGGTTCCGTGCTGAAACTGGGTGACGCCGCCAACGCGCACTCCGTGGCCGTGGTGTTCATGAACACCAACGCCGCCGCCGCCGGTGGCGCCATCGCCGCCCTGATCGTGGCCCGTATCCTGTTCGGCAAGTCCGACCTGACCATGCTGCTCAACGGCGCTCTGGCCGGGCTGGTGGCGATCACCGCCGAGCCGTCCACGCCGACACCGCTGCTGGCGACCCTGTTTGGTGCGCTCGGTGGTGTGCTAGTGGTGTTCAGCATCGTCACCCTGGACAAGCTGAAAGTCGACGACCCGGTGGGCGCCATCTCGGTGCACGGCGTGGTGGGTCTGCTGGGCCTGCTGCTGGTGCCGATCACCAACAGTGACTCGTCCTTCTCCGGTCAGATCATCGGCGCCCTGACCATCTTCATCTGGGTGTTCGTGGCCAGCCTGATCGTCTGGGGCATCCTCAAGGCGGTGATGGGGGTTCGTGTCACCGAGGAAGAAGAGTACGAAGGCATGGATCTGGTGGACTGCGGTATGGAAGCCTACCCGGAGTTCGTGAAGAGCTGA